In the genome of Dermacentor silvarum isolate Dsil-2018 chromosome 1, BIME_Dsil_1.4, whole genome shotgun sequence, one region contains:
- the LOC119437693 gene encoding uncharacterized protein LOC119437693: protein MSKQDQDTALRYMLAHLDNALRADEGVPLSRLQGILSQLLPLVCGPFGATTRSIWFVARRFASTMVNRCQPPFVKPDSRTVAPATKICSSLDDLRNYKIPKIRRQQPPVEEHDRHISRASPVSQRSKKRCEEQEKHRTGLTRSHSRSLLGGRSSSRCVVNRIIEDMNKACPRVPSGYISCGDGCPLQNKAGNECPRSPTIRPLEDDRGISGKVAKLAALSRMPLSSHVRQKQQTKKVCVMCKRRDISDAGGQDTCIRCSLCKQIAKEQAAVKEKGGKEQLAAPEPDMPAKLRKRQASSDVENRERDAKTPTCPLSSRSDDRVKVDTVSPQGKKHWIVSKKQACKAYLTKPVISSSYESCSEDDGCSATATAVSASQQVEAAASPYVQPRQEDENTTSNENQRNVTKHLPPKDDGQSSEKCFKASSTGSKVSRAKPTLQKRMIKGSNKEKLRRQVMKQAWKMTRDIGDYLRVLSEMPKGTDPMKAVTKKDKREAYGNCESLKDDHADTKTASLEQTDVSRDAYGFTSDSLISSGSPALVTSSFSLTLTDWEGLKNEWIDDAESMSVGGMAGKIAPTSSLVSSDSGPPGGKNGDLTTGPEKCAAEAGSPPIVISDFSDDDLKEKDCNAENKSLMELPYLVCFEDDGAMSVMIQDGASGCGREIGFSAKESGALAEQAQEAVAFDSSDVDYLAAFTECLQKISTTVIPEGDAEKTGLKQGEPVAVSISAPAPSRSVGSSISVDTSDTSGQHTAHGNFNTHAHLGEHAHTGCSGSSYRSLLCTAVDPKESCVEILYTAQGAIGGGSVPCAEDPALPKDQLSFPQLLMWSLVAQMALGMTLRQAPWTLICRQSSHCLPSL, encoded by the exons GTCAACCGGTGCCAACCACCTTTCGTGAAACCAGATTCACGGACAGTGGCACCGGCGACGAAAATTTGTTCCAGCTTGGATGATCTGCGAAACTACAAGATACCCAAGATAAGGCGACAGCAACCGCCAGTGGAG GAACATGACCGTCACATTTCCAGAGCATCACCTGTTTCTCAAAGGAGTAAGAAACGTTGTGAAGAACAAGAAAAGCATCGAACGGGGCTCACTAGGTCCCATAGCAGGAGCCTCCTTGGTGGCAGGTCGTCGAGCAGGTGTGTGGTGAATAGAATAATTGAAGATATGAACAAAGCCTGCCCAAGGGTGCCCAGCGGCTACATTTCGTGCGGTGATGGTTGCCCTCTTCAAAATAAAGCGGGCAATGAGTGTCCCAGGAGTCCCACCATTCGCCCTCTGGAAGACGACCGGGGTATTAGCGGGAAGGTAGCCAAGTTGGCCGCACTCAGTCGTATGCCATTAAGCAGCCACGTCAGGCAGAAGCAACAGACTAAAAAAGTGTGCGTTATGTGTAAACGCAGAGACATTTCTGATGCTGGGGGCCAAGACACCTGCATCAGGTGCTCCCTTTGCAAGCAGATCGCCAAAGAACAGGCTGCAGTAAAAGAGAAGGGGGGTAAGGAACAGCTGGCTGCTCCTGAACCAGACATGCCCGCCAAACTGCGCAAGCGCCAAGCCTCGTCAGATGTCGAGAACAGGGAGCGGGACGCCAAGACACCCACCTGCCCACTTTCATCCAGGTCGGACGACAGAGTTAAAGTGGACACTGTGTCACCCCAAGGGAAGAAGCACTGGATTGTTTCAAAAAAGCAAGCATGTAAGGCCTACCTCACGAAGCCAGTTATCTCGTCTAGCTATGAATCCTGCAGTGAGGATGATGGTTGTTCCGCCACAGCTACTGCTGTTTCTGCGTCTCAACAAGTTGAGGCGGCTGCATCGCCATATGTGCAGCCCCGGCAAGAAGACGAAAACACGACTTCAAACGAAAATCAGCGAAACGTTACAAAACACCTGCCTCCAAAGGATGACGGTCAGAGTTCGGAGAAGTGTTTTAAAGCAAGTAGCACTGGTTCGAAAGTTAGCAGAGCCAAACCTACATTACAAAAAAGGATGATTAAGGGCAGTAACAAGGAAAAGCTGAGACGTCAAGTGATGAAACAAGCATGGAAAATGACAAGGGACATAGGTGACTATTTGAGAGTGCTGAGTGAAATGCCGAAGGGGACAGATCCAATGAAAGCTGTCACCAAGAAAGACAAGAGGGAAGCGTATGGAAATTGTGAAAGTCTAAAAGATGATCATGCAGATACAAAAACTGCATCCTTAGAGCAAACTGATGTTTCGAGGGATGCTTATGGATTTACCTCAGACTCTTTAATCTCATCAGGTAGCCCAGCATTAGTTACATCAAGCTTTAGTCTCACCCTGACCGACTGGGAGGGTCTAAAGAATGAATGGATCGATGATGCCGAGTCCATGAGTGTCGGTGGCATGGCTGGCAAGATTGCACCTACTAGCTCCTTGGTGTCAAGTGACAGTGGTCCACCGGGTGGTAAAAATGGCGATTTGACAACAGGCCCTGAAAAATGTGCTGCAGAGGCAGGTTCGCCTCCTATCGTGATCTCTGATttttcagatgatgatttaaaaGAGAAGGATTGCAATGCAGAGAATAAGTCCCTCATGGAGCTACCATACTTGGTCTGTTTTGAGGATGATGGTGCCATGTCTGTCATGATTCAAGATGGAGCTAGTGGTTGTGGTCGAGAAATAGGTTTCTCTGCAAAGGAATCGGGTGCACTGGCAGAGCAGGCCCAGGAAGCTGTGGCTTTCGATTCTTCTGACGTGGATTACCTGGCCGCTTTTACAGAGTGTTTGCAGAAGATCAGTACCACTGTTATACCTGAAGGGGATGCTGAGAAAACTGGTTTAAAGCAAGGGGAGCCTGTTGCTGTTTCAATTTCTGCACCAGCACCCTCTCGTTCTGTTGGCAGCAGCATTTCGGTGGATACATCTGACACAAGTGGACAACACACAGCCCATGGCAACTTTAACACACATGCACATCTTGGGGAGCATGCACACACAGGCTGCAGCGGCAGCAGTTACAGGTCATTGTTGTGTACTGCAGTCGACCCAAAGGAATCGTGTGTGGAGATCTTGTACACAGCCCAGGGTGCCATTGGTGGTGGCAGCGTGCCATGTGCAGAGGACCCAGCTTTGCCCAAAGACCAGTTAAGCTTTCCGCAGCTGCTAATGTGGAGTCTTGTGGCGCAGATGGCACTGGGAATGACTCTCCGCCAAGCTCCATGGACCTTGATTTGCCGACAGTCAAGTCATTGTCTGCCATCCCTATGA
- the LOC125944123 gene encoding uncharacterized protein K02A2.6-like, translated as MHVEHMVTQCAICAETRVQRSEPLLPTITPDRPWQHLGIDLFQLKGRDYVLIVDYYSRFPEVVSVGSTTAPAVISAIKSCIARFGIPDIVRTDNGPQFVSNEFAEFARSYGFRHETSSPRYPQSNGKAERMVRTMKDLLFKGPDPYLALLSYCDTPGPNGMSPAQALMERKLQTRLPKLPEQLVPSLPCHTSFREKDSWNKARQAMNYNCRHASSQLAPLSPGDYVWVTDTRCSGEVLSQAQRPRSYLVQTPRGVLQRNRRHPVRHSSEATPARLAASPPVTPEIMQPAAPREDPTQMEVTPQETLTQTRSGRIVRPLWRLDL; from the coding sequence ATGCATGTTGAGCATATGGTGACCCAATGTGCCATATGCGCCGAGACTCGAGTTCAGCGTTCTGAGCCTTTGTTGCCCACGATTACACCCGACAGACCGTGGCAGCACCTTGGCATCGATCTGTTTCAACTTAAAGGCCGCGATTACGTCCTGATTGTTGACTATTATTCCAGGTTTCCCGAAGTAGTCTCCGTGGGGTCCACCACGGCACCAGCCGTTATCTCGGCGATCAAGAGCTGCATTGCCCGTTTTGGCATACCAGACATCGTCCGGACCGACAACGGACCGCAGTTTGTGTCCAACGAGTTCGCCGAGTTTGCGCGGTCATACGGCTTCCGTCACGAGACCAGCAGCCCGAGGTACCCCCAGAGCAATGGAAAGGCAGAGCGCATGGTGCGCACAATGAAAGACTTGCTCTTCAAAGGTCCTGATCCCTACCTTGCCTTACTGTCGTACTGCGACACGCCCGGTCCCAACGGTATGTCCCCGGCTCAAGCCCTGATGGAAAGGAAATTACAAACTCGTCTCCCGAAACTACCGGAACAACTGGTGCCGTCGTTACCATGCCACACGAGTTTCAGGGAAAAGGACTCGTGGAACAAGGCACGCCAAGCGATGAACTACAATTGCCGTCATGCTTCAAGCCAATTGGCCCCTTTGAGTCCTGGAGACTATGTATGGGTCACTGACACACGCTGCAGTGGTGAAGTACTCTCACAGGCTCAGCGTCCACGGTCCTACCTTGTTCAGACCCCCAGAGGCGTCCTTCAGCGTAATCGTCGACACCCGGTACGTCATTCATCGGAAGCGACCCCAGCTCGACTGGCAGCTTCTCCGCCTGTCACCCCCGAGATCATGCAGCCTGCAGCACCTCGGGAAGATCCAACGCAGATGGAAGTGACGCCGCAGGAAACGCTGACACAGACTCGCAGCGGTCGTATAGTGAGACCACTGTGGCGGTTGGACTTGTAG